A section of the Longimicrobiales bacterium genome encodes:
- the dxr gene encoding 1-deoxy-D-xylulose-5-phosphate reductoisomerase, with protein MRGVAILGCTGSIGRSALAVLNRHRDEFRVVALAAHRSAPELATLCAEHRPALAALVDEDCLNGTSFNGVQLATGRAALLEAATHPDADIVINAVVGAAGLDATLAALNAGKRLALANKESLVAGGPLVLEALRRGGGELIPIDSEHSAILQCLAGIDRDTVQRLVLTASGGPFRDWPAAALGSATPEQALQHPTWDMGAKITIDSATLANKALEVIEAHFLFDMPYERIEAVVHPQSIIHSMIETADGSVLAQLGFPTMELPILYALTWPERRADTGTRRFDPVTAGPLTFERIDDRRFPMFSLGCAAGREGGTAPAVYNAANEIAVAGFLAGHIPFGGIAETVERVLAQHVPARVDSVETIHAADQAARAAAEEALKASWMS; from the coding sequence ATGCGTGGCGTTGCGATTCTCGGCTGCACCGGCTCGATAGGCCGGAGCGCACTCGCGGTGCTGAACCGGCATCGTGACGAGTTCCGCGTCGTTGCACTCGCCGCACACCGGAGCGCACCCGAGCTCGCGACGCTGTGCGCGGAGCACCGTCCCGCACTGGCGGCGCTCGTCGACGAGGACTGTCTCAACGGCACGAGCTTCAACGGTGTCCAGCTCGCGACGGGGCGCGCAGCGCTGCTCGAGGCAGCAACGCACCCTGACGCCGACATCGTCATCAACGCCGTGGTGGGTGCTGCAGGGCTGGACGCGACGCTCGCGGCACTGAATGCAGGGAAGCGGCTCGCCCTGGCGAACAAGGAGTCGCTCGTCGCCGGTGGACCGCTGGTGCTGGAGGCACTGCGGCGCGGCGGCGGTGAGCTGATCCCGATCGACAGCGAGCACAGCGCGATCCTGCAGTGTCTCGCAGGCATCGATCGCGATACGGTACAGCGGCTGGTGCTGACCGCATCGGGAGGTCCCTTCCGCGACTGGCCGGCCGCCGCACTCGGTTCTGCGACACCGGAGCAGGCGCTGCAGCACCCCACGTGGGACATGGGTGCGAAGATCACGATCGATTCGGCGACGCTTGCGAACAAGGCGCTGGAAGTGATCGAAGCGCATTTCCTGTTCGACATGCCGTACGAGCGGATCGAAGCCGTCGTGCACCCGCAGTCGATCATTCATTCGATGATCGAGACCGCGGACGGCTCCGTGCTCGCACAGCTTGGCTTCCCGACGATGGAGCTGCCGATCCTGTACGCGCTCACCTGGCCGGAGCGGCGCGCGGACACGGGCACGCGACGCTTCGATCCCGTCACCGCCGGGCCGCTGACGTTCGAGCGCATCGACGACCGGCGCTTTCCGATGTTCTCTCTGGGCTGCGCGGCGGGGCGTGAGGGCGGAACCGCACCCGCGGTGTACAACGCTGCCAACGAGATCGCGGTTGCCGGATTCCTCGCGGGGCACATTCCGTTCGGCGGCATCGCCGAGACCGTCGAGCGGGTGCTGGCGCAGCACGTGCCGGCACGGGTCGACTCCGTCGAAACCATTCACGCTGCAGATCAGGCCGCGCGCGCGGCCGCGGAAGAAGCGCTGAAGGCCTCATGGATGTCCTGA
- a CDS encoding phosphatidate cytidylyltransferase, which translates to MASELGKRVAVAAIGIPLAVVVLYIGGWVLALILAVIAAMGARELYRMAEAGGVSPLDGVGAPLAGLFVLLAEASAIDRAPLSWALLIGATLLAAALVIWRRGVAGRPLASSAITIFGALLVGGGLSYAVALRGLGNDPTWSGAGSAVGTATGGAILLAMPIALTWLGDTFAYFGGRAWGRHKLIPAVSPGKTVEGAISSVVGTTVMGALYAWLILGAWLGVEYPLLLGALAGLLVSITAQIGDLAESLLKREAGVKDSGALLPGHGGVLDRFDALLFTLPLMYWFLRLTLPAALGG; encoded by the coding sequence ATGGCGAGCGAGCTCGGCAAGCGTGTCGCGGTTGCGGCCATCGGCATTCCCCTGGCCGTCGTCGTCCTCTACATCGGTGGGTGGGTCCTTGCGTTGATCCTCGCGGTCATTGCCGCAATGGGCGCGCGCGAGCTGTACCGCATGGCCGAAGCGGGTGGCGTCTCGCCGCTGGACGGCGTCGGTGCACCGCTTGCAGGTCTGTTCGTGCTGCTGGCGGAAGCGTCGGCCATCGATCGTGCGCCGCTGTCCTGGGCGCTGCTGATCGGCGCGACGCTACTTGCCGCAGCCCTGGTGATCTGGCGCCGCGGTGTTGCAGGTCGCCCGCTCGCCTCGAGTGCGATCACGATCTTCGGTGCACTGCTCGTCGGCGGCGGGCTCAGCTACGCGGTGGCGCTGCGCGGGCTAGGCAACGATCCCACATGGTCGGGCGCCGGCAGCGCTGTCGGCACCGCGACAGGCGGAGCGATCCTGCTGGCGATGCCGATCGCGCTGACCTGGCTCGGCGACACGTTCGCATACTTCGGTGGCCGCGCGTGGGGGCGCCACAAGCTGATCCCGGCCGTGAGCCCCGGCAAAACGGTCGAAGGCGCAATCAGCAGCGTCGTAGGCACGACGGTCATGGGAGCCCTGTACGCCTGGCTGATCCTGGGCGCCTGGCTCGGCGTGGAGTATCCGCTGCTGCTCGGTGCCCTTGCGGGGCTGCTGGTCTCGATCACCGCACAGATCGGCGACCTGGCCGAATCGCTGCTCAAGCGCGAGGCGGGCGTCAAGGATTCAGGCGCGCTGCTGCCCGGTCACGGTGGCGTGCTCGATCGCTTCGACGCGCTGCTCTTCACGCTGCCGCTGATGTACTGGTTCCTGCGGCTCACGCTCCCGGCGGCACTGGGCGGCTGA